Proteins from one Planctomyces sp. SH-PL62 genomic window:
- a CDS encoding DUF6797 domain-containing protein — protein MLEAARREGDPTRGASAFTDVRFTCFSCHKVGEVGGGIGPELTTLTRTTTPEEIIASVLWPRRTVKEGYEAFAFALDDGRFVQGYKAAETPAEVQVRDAASGEVVPIAKDSIEEVKPLGTLMPEGLASSMSPRERSDLVSFLLTLGAEGVMTPSLTPPAHAHAPAEFAYDQKPLRPEFYTSADDHVNRNRVFDFYAKEADHFRKQANPPSLLPMYPGLDGGKSGHWGNQNESTWADGRWNESDLGSVLAGVFRAEGLTIPKAVCLRLGENGELSACFNPQTLTYEALWTGGFVRFSSVRHGFMEGLIQDGQPLPRPEAAAPGGPFVYKGYYRHGKRVIFSYTIDGEDWLDAPWVDESGRFVREAGPAASHRLRDLTRGGAAQWPQVLVTHGKLGQSRPFAIDTIEPPFENPWKALMFFGGLDFLPDGTAMIATMEGDVWRVEGLNDDLANVAWRRYASGLHQPQGVVVADGKVYVVGRDQITELQDLDGDGEADFHRCVNNAYLTSPSGHDFVCGLERDAAGNFYTASGPQGLLRVPADGGPPEVLATGFRNPDGLGLTRAGVLTTPQSEGEWVPTSQICEIRPGAHYGYPGPKDDRPPALPLVYLPRGIDNSSSAQVEVTGDRWTPFQGNLVHLSFGGAAAFLVLRDEVDGQPQGAVVPLPGDYLSGIHRGRFSPRDGQLYVCGQAGWGTYSSLDGCFQRLRYTGDPVQTPKSIRAVENGVVLTFHLPVDPAVVAQPGACFAQAWNYRYSSGYGSLEYSTRHPGTPGHDVLPIRSAHVLGDGRTLFLEIPDLQPVNTLHLRLDVGGDAPQELFATVHKLAPPFTEFEGYRPEPKTIAAQPILADMAALKFKKAPNPWAAKLPKARAVEIAAGKNLTYTVPAFKVKAGETIRLTFTNPDVVPHNWVLLRPGSLATVGDLVNKIIAEPDAAMRNYIPQTDDVLAYVDIVDPDKKAVIHFKAPDTPGRYPYLCSFPGHWMVMNGVMTVE, from the coding sequence GTGCTGGAAGCCGCAAGACGCGAGGGCGACCCCACTCGGGGCGCGTCGGCGTTTACCGACGTCCGCTTCACCTGCTTCTCCTGCCACAAGGTGGGCGAGGTGGGTGGAGGGATCGGTCCCGAGCTGACCACGTTGACCCGGACGACGACGCCCGAGGAGATCATCGCCTCGGTGCTCTGGCCCCGGCGCACGGTCAAGGAGGGCTACGAGGCGTTCGCCTTCGCCCTCGACGACGGCCGGTTCGTCCAGGGTTACAAGGCGGCGGAGACCCCGGCCGAGGTCCAGGTCCGCGACGCGGCCTCCGGCGAAGTCGTCCCGATCGCGAAAGACTCGATCGAGGAGGTCAAGCCCCTGGGCACCCTGATGCCCGAGGGCCTGGCCTCCTCGATGTCCCCTCGCGAGCGGAGCGACCTTGTCAGCTTCCTGTTGACCCTGGGGGCCGAGGGGGTGATGACCCCCTCGCTGACCCCGCCGGCGCACGCCCACGCCCCGGCCGAGTTCGCGTACGACCAGAAGCCCCTCCGCCCCGAGTTCTACACCAGCGCCGACGACCATGTGAACCGGAACCGGGTCTTCGACTTCTACGCCAAGGAGGCGGACCACTTCCGCAAGCAGGCGAATCCGCCGTCGCTGCTGCCGATGTACCCCGGCCTCGACGGCGGCAAGTCGGGCCACTGGGGCAACCAGAACGAGTCCACCTGGGCCGACGGCCGCTGGAATGAGAGCGACCTGGGCTCGGTCCTGGCGGGCGTCTTCCGGGCCGAGGGCCTCACCATCCCCAAGGCCGTCTGCCTGCGGCTGGGCGAGAACGGCGAGCTCTCCGCCTGCTTCAACCCCCAGACGCTGACCTATGAGGCGCTCTGGACCGGCGGCTTCGTCCGCTTCTCCAGCGTCCGCCACGGCTTCATGGAGGGCCTGATCCAGGACGGCCAGCCCCTGCCACGGCCCGAAGCCGCCGCGCCCGGCGGGCCGTTCGTCTACAAGGGATACTACCGACACGGCAAGCGCGTGATCTTCTCGTACACGATCGACGGCGAGGACTGGCTCGACGCCCCCTGGGTGGACGAGTCCGGCCGGTTCGTGCGGGAGGCCGGCCCGGCCGCCTCGCACCGGCTCCGCGACCTCACGCGCGGCGGGGCCGCGCAATGGCCCCAGGTGCTCGTCACCCACGGCAAGCTCGGCCAGTCTCGACCGTTCGCGATCGACACGATCGAGCCGCCGTTCGAGAACCCGTGGAAGGCCCTGATGTTCTTCGGCGGGCTCGACTTCCTGCCCGACGGCACGGCGATGATCGCCACGATGGAAGGGGACGTCTGGCGGGTCGAGGGCCTGAACGACGACCTGGCGAACGTGGCCTGGCGGCGGTACGCCTCGGGCCTGCACCAGCCGCAGGGGGTGGTCGTCGCCGACGGCAAGGTCTACGTCGTGGGCCGAGACCAGATCACCGAACTGCAAGACCTCGACGGCGACGGCGAGGCCGATTTCCACCGCTGCGTCAACAACGCCTACCTGACCTCCCCGTCCGGCCACGACTTCGTCTGCGGGCTCGAACGCGACGCGGCCGGGAACTTCTACACGGCCTCCGGCCCCCAGGGCCTGCTTCGCGTCCCCGCCGACGGCGGCCCCCCCGAGGTGCTCGCCACCGGCTTCCGCAACCCGGACGGGCTCGGGCTCACCAGGGCCGGCGTCCTCACCACGCCCCAGTCCGAAGGCGAATGGGTCCCCACCTCGCAGATCTGCGAGATCCGGCCCGGCGCCCATTACGGCTACCCCGGCCCCAAAGATGACAGGCCCCCCGCCCTCCCCCTCGTCTACCTCCCGCGCGGGATCGACAACTCCAGCTCGGCCCAGGTCGAGGTGACGGGCGACCGCTGGACGCCGTTCCAGGGGAACCTCGTCCACCTGTCGTTCGGCGGGGCGGCGGCCTTCCTGGTCCTTCGCGACGAGGTCGACGGCCAGCCCCAGGGAGCCGTCGTCCCGCTCCCCGGCGACTATCTCTCCGGCATCCATCGCGGCCGGTTCAGCCCGCGAGACGGCCAGCTTTACGTCTGCGGCCAGGCCGGCTGGGGGACCTATTCGTCGCTCGACGGCTGCTTCCAGCGGCTCCGCTACACCGGCGACCCGGTCCAGACGCCGAAGTCGATCCGGGCGGTCGAGAACGGCGTGGTCCTGACGTTCCACCTCCCCGTCGACCCGGCCGTCGTCGCCCAGCCCGGCGCGTGCTTCGCGCAGGCCTGGAACTACCGATACAGCAGCGGCTACGGCTCGCTGGAATACTCGACCCGGCACCCAGGGACGCCGGGGCACGACGTCCTGCCGATCCGCTCGGCCCACGTCCTGGGCGACGGCCGGACGCTGTTCCTGGAGATCCCCGACCTCCAGCCGGTGAACACGCTCCACCTGCGCCTGGACGTCGGCGGGGATGCGCCCCAGGAACTCTTCGCGACCGTCCACAAGCTCGCGCCGCCGTTCACCGAGTTCGAGGGCTACCGGCCCGAGCCGAAGACGATCGCGGCCCAGCCGATCCTCGCCGACATGGCCGCCCTGAAATTCAAGAAGGCCCCCAACCCCTGGGCCGCCAAGCTCCCCAAGGCCCGCGCGGTCGAGATCGCCGCCGGGAAGAACCTGACGTACACGGTCCCGGCGTTCAAGGTGAAGGCCGGCGAGACCATCCGGCTGACCTTCACCAACCCCGACGTCGTCCCCCACAACTGGGTGCTGCTCCGCCCCGGCTCGCTGGCGACGGTCGGCGACCTCGTCAACAAGATCATCGCCGAGCCCGACGCCGCGATGCGGAACTACATCCCCCAGACCGATGACGTCCTCGCCTACGTCGACATCGTCGACCCCGACAAGAAAGCCGTCATCCACTTCAAGGCCCCGGACACCCCCGGCCGCTACCCCTACCTTTGCAGCTTCCCCGGCCACTGGATGGTCATGAACGGCGTAATGACCGTCGAATGA
- a CDS encoding DUF1559 domain-containing protein has product MTMRTEAAPRRLAGFTLIELMIVVGVISVLISLLLPAVQSAREAARRIQCTNNLLQLGVALENYAASNRVYPPGVVDFQGPITNDPTGYRFGWAARILPFLERRNVYNHLNFMLGAYAGGNASAIELRIGTFSCPSNPFSQAMNYAACHHDVEKAIDVDDHGVFFLNSHITRADLVDGPAYTILVGETSMAGVLGTWAMGTSATIRNAGWGVNQEDAQELVMQKRGAVAGRLFDPVVLQAMIEDGTLTPELVGGFSSKHPGGANFLMGDGSVRYLKSRINRAVLRSLAHRSDGALVDGDAY; this is encoded by the coding sequence ATGACGATGCGTACTGAGGCCGCCCCGCGACGACTCGCCGGGTTCACGCTGATCGAACTGATGATCGTCGTCGGCGTCATCAGCGTGCTCATCTCGCTGCTGCTGCCGGCCGTGCAATCGGCCCGCGAAGCCGCCCGGCGGATCCAGTGCACGAACAACCTGCTGCAACTGGGCGTCGCCCTGGAGAACTACGCCGCGTCCAACCGGGTCTATCCCCCCGGCGTGGTCGACTTTCAGGGGCCGATCACGAACGACCCGACCGGCTACCGCTTCGGATGGGCGGCGCGGATCCTGCCGTTCCTGGAGCGGCGGAACGTCTACAATCACCTGAATTTCATGCTCGGCGCGTATGCCGGCGGGAACGCCTCCGCGATCGAGCTGCGAATCGGCACCTTCTCCTGTCCCTCGAATCCGTTCTCCCAGGCGATGAACTACGCCGCATGTCATCATGACGTGGAGAAGGCGATCGACGTGGACGACCACGGCGTCTTCTTCCTCAACAGCCACATCACGCGTGCGGATCTGGTCGACGGCCCCGCGTACACGATCCTGGTGGGCGAGACGTCGATGGCCGGCGTCCTCGGCACCTGGGCGATGGGGACCTCGGCCACGATTCGCAACGCCGGATGGGGCGTCAACCAGGAAGACGCGCAGGAACTCGTGATGCAGAAGCGGGGGGCCGTGGCCGGTCGCCTGTTCGATCCGGTCGTCCTCCAGGCGATGATCGAGGACGGCACGCTCACCCCCGAACTGGTCGGCGGCTTCTCCAGCAAGCACCCCGGCGGGGCCAATTTCCTCATGGGCGACGGCTCCGTGCGCTATCTCAAGTCGCGCATCAACCGCGCCGTCCTCCGCTCCCTCGCCCATCGCTCCGACGGCGCCCTCGTCGACGGCGACGCCTACTGA
- a CDS encoding alginate O-acetyltransferase AlgX-related protein, whose product MERRKRALRMLVFAAWAASVVLALRFGATAFDTNPEHLVGLLGLAYLAAWGPFFVFSTHGPAGTLGRFALCTATLGLALGALELPALLRLIDYRVVFTAPTPPWRRSGNQPDADLIYVREPHQRTRFRYDGAELYGLRGAKPWRRYNCELITDANGFRNPTDADRSDVVVVGDSFIEGLHVEADDLVTTRLAGLLGRGVVNLGRTGYGPQQEWNVLRRFGVGYRPSACVWAFYEGNDLQDLHEYDANQKNLRYILDSRRAEGAYGRSFARNGLGFLIRNWIRPDPTRPAEAYTGLFHDRDGREIPLYFGTGIQHGSGGPDFPRGDSPELKRVQAILADAYALCRENGVDLVVAFVPAKLRVYRDFCRFAADSPCNDWPSDDLPDDLRRAVEEIAPDVGFVDLTGPFRASAASGGLAYLPDDTHWSEEGHRIAAEAIAPVLERRLGRLAGDPVVAPARR is encoded by the coding sequence ATGGAGCGACGGAAACGCGCCTTGCGGATGCTGGTTTTCGCGGCCTGGGCGGCGTCAGTCGTGCTGGCCCTTCGTTTCGGCGCCACCGCGTTCGATACCAATCCCGAGCATCTCGTCGGCCTCCTGGGCCTGGCCTACCTCGCGGCCTGGGGGCCGTTCTTCGTCTTCTCGACGCACGGCCCCGCCGGGACGCTGGGGCGATTCGCGCTCTGCACGGCGACGCTCGGGCTCGCGCTCGGCGCGCTGGAACTCCCGGCGCTGTTGCGACTGATCGATTATCGCGTCGTCTTCACGGCGCCGACGCCCCCCTGGCGGCGTTCGGGGAACCAGCCCGATGCGGACCTGATCTACGTCCGCGAGCCCCACCAGCGGACTCGGTTCCGCTACGACGGCGCCGAATTGTACGGACTTCGCGGCGCGAAGCCCTGGCGGCGGTACAACTGCGAGCTGATCACCGACGCCAACGGCTTCCGAAACCCGACCGACGCCGACCGCTCCGACGTCGTGGTCGTCGGCGATTCGTTCATCGAAGGGCTCCATGTCGAGGCCGACGACCTGGTGACGACCCGGCTGGCGGGGCTCCTCGGCCGGGGCGTCGTCAACCTGGGACGCACCGGCTACGGCCCGCAGCAGGAGTGGAACGTCCTCAGACGCTTCGGGGTGGGCTATCGGCCGTCCGCCTGCGTCTGGGCCTTCTACGAGGGGAACGACCTCCAGGATCTTCACGAGTACGACGCGAACCAGAAGAACCTGCGCTACATCCTCGACAGCCGCCGGGCCGAGGGGGCCTACGGCCGGAGCTTCGCCCGCAACGGCCTCGGGTTCCTCATCAGGAACTGGATCCGTCCCGATCCGACCCGGCCCGCCGAGGCGTACACGGGGCTGTTCCACGACCGCGACGGTCGCGAAATCCCGCTCTACTTCGGCACGGGCATTCAGCATGGGTCCGGGGGACCGGATTTCCCGCGCGGGGACTCGCCCGAGTTGAAGCGGGTGCAGGCCATCCTGGCCGACGCGTACGCGCTCTGCCGCGAGAACGGCGTCGATTTGGTCGTCGCGTTCGTGCCCGCCAAGCTGCGGGTCTACCGCGACTTCTGCCGGTTCGCGGCCGACTCCCCCTGCAACGATTGGCCGTCCGACGACCTGCCGGACGACCTTCGGCGGGCGGTCGAGGAGATCGCGCCGGACGTCGGCTTCGTGGACCTCACCGGGCCGTTCCGCGCGTCGGCCGCGTCGGGCGGGCTGGCCTATCTCCCCGACGACACCCACTGGTCGGAGGAAGGGCATCGCATCGCGGCCGAGGCGATCGCCCCCGTGCTGGAGCGTCGCCTCGGCCGTCTCGCGGGCGATCCGGTCGTCGCGCCCGCGAGGCGCTGA
- a CDS encoding DinB family protein, with amino-acid sequence MSDQTLLTLWDDVRTKTLDVLKGLDDVHARWAPPNLQNSCLWHAGHNFVVAEFLASRALGVPAQLPENWLKMFSWESNPAHIRTEEWPPLAVVTTALSEQHRRLREVFAGLTPDQLDAADPGKPERSARRTILIAMQDEARHIGEVMLLRKMMTKTFVVAGTSFA; translated from the coding sequence ATGTCCGACCAGACGCTACTGACCCTGTGGGACGACGTCCGCACCAAGACTCTCGACGTGCTCAAGGGCCTGGACGACGTACACGCAAGATGGGCGCCGCCGAACCTTCAGAACTCCTGCCTGTGGCACGCCGGCCACAACTTCGTGGTGGCCGAATTCCTGGCCTCGCGGGCCCTGGGAGTCCCGGCGCAGCTCCCCGAGAACTGGCTCAAGATGTTCAGCTGGGAGAGCAACCCGGCGCATATCCGCACCGAGGAATGGCCGCCGCTGGCGGTGGTGACGACGGCCCTGTCGGAGCAGCACCGACGGCTCCGCGAGGTCTTCGCCGGCCTGACGCCGGACCAGCTCGACGCCGCCGACCCGGGCAAGCCCGAGCGCTCGGCCCGCCGCACGATCCTGATCGCCATGCAGGATGAGGCCCGCCACATCGGCGAGGTCATGCTGCTCCGCAAGATGATGACCAAGACGTTCGTCGTCGCCGGGACGTCGTTCGCCTGA
- a CDS encoding DUF1559 domain-containing protein, with amino-acid sequence MIPRILDSPARRRRGFTLIELLVVIAIIAVLVALLLPAVQAAREAARRVTCVNNLMQIGVALHNYEGAFEVLPPGVVDEGKGPVLDQPKGYGFNWLARLTPYMELKNVYNHFNFNISLYDQSNFTTRHNLVRSFLCPSDGANLMRNPQGIPLSNYAGVHHDVEAPIAADNRGVLFLNSAIRYEEITDGTSQTLFVGEKRNDGLDLGWASGTRATLRNTGTLVNASASQPVWTEDGPVDPGSLLRPGDEKQATEDALKFVGGFGSPHPGGANFVFGDGSVRFMKSSISAEVFRRLGNRADGEMLSDDSY; translated from the coding sequence ATGATCCCGCGTATTCTGGATTCGCCCGCACGCCGACGGCGGGGCTTCACGCTGATCGAGCTGCTGGTGGTCATCGCCATCATCGCCGTCCTGGTCGCCCTCCTGCTGCCCGCCGTGCAGGCGGCCCGCGAGGCCGCCCGCCGCGTGACCTGCGTCAACAACCTGATGCAGATCGGCGTGGCGCTGCACAACTACGAGGGGGCCTTCGAGGTCCTCCCCCCCGGCGTCGTCGACGAGGGGAAGGGGCCGGTCCTCGACCAGCCCAAGGGCTACGGCTTCAACTGGCTCGCCCGGCTGACGCCCTACATGGAGCTGAAGAACGTCTACAATCACTTCAACTTCAACATCAGTCTTTACGACCAGTCCAACTTCACGACGCGGCATAACCTGGTCCGCTCGTTCCTCTGCCCGTCCGACGGCGCGAATCTGATGCGCAACCCGCAGGGGATCCCGCTGTCGAACTACGCCGGCGTGCACCACGACGTCGAGGCCCCGATCGCCGCCGACAACCGAGGCGTCCTCTTCCTCAACAGCGCCATCCGGTATGAGGAGATCACCGACGGGACCAGCCAGACGCTGTTCGTCGGCGAGAAGCGCAACGACGGCCTCGACCTGGGCTGGGCGTCGGGGACGCGGGCGACCCTCCGCAACACCGGGACGCTCGTCAACGCGTCGGCGAGCCAGCCGGTCTGGACCGAGGACGGCCCGGTCGATCCGGGGAGCCTCCTGCGCCCCGGCGACGAAAAGCAGGCGACCGAGGACGCCCTCAAGTTCGTCGGCGGGTTCGGCAGCCCGCACCCGGGCGGGGCCAACTTCGTCTTCGGCGACGGCTCGGTCCGGTTCATGAAAAGCTCGATCTCGGCCGAGGTCTTCCGCCGGCTCGGCAACCGGGCCGACGGCGAGATGCTGAGCGACGATTCGTACTGA
- the cysD gene encoding sulfate adenylyltransferase subunit CysD, whose protein sequence is MISSSYNLTHLRVLEAESIHIIREVAAEFERPVMLYSIGKDSAVMLRLAQKAFYPGRLPFPLLHVDTTWKFRAMIEFRDRFCREQGLDLKIWVNQEGVEQGINPFDHGSKTHTDVMKTAALKQALNHYQFDAAFGGARRDEEKSRAKERVYSFRDRLHQWDPKNQRPELWDLYNSKVEKGESIRAFPLSNWTELDVWQYVHLENIPIVPLYFAEVRPVVERDGTLIMVDDDRMRLRPGEEPMLKRVRFRTLGCYPLTGAIESDATTLPEIIEEMLLARNSERQGRMIDHDETGSMEQKKREGYF, encoded by the coding sequence ATGATCAGCAGCAGTTACAACCTGACCCATCTGAGAGTGCTCGAGGCGGAGAGCATCCACATCATCCGCGAGGTCGCCGCCGAGTTCGAGCGGCCGGTGATGCTCTATTCGATCGGCAAGGACTCCGCCGTCATGCTCCGGCTGGCGCAGAAGGCGTTCTACCCAGGCCGGCTCCCGTTCCCGCTGCTGCACGTCGATACGACCTGGAAGTTCCGGGCGATGATCGAGTTCCGCGACCGGTTCTGCCGCGAGCAGGGGCTCGACCTGAAGATCTGGGTCAACCAGGAAGGGGTGGAACAGGGCATCAACCCGTTCGACCACGGATCGAAGACGCATACCGACGTCATGAAGACGGCGGCGCTCAAGCAGGCGTTGAACCACTACCAGTTCGACGCCGCGTTCGGTGGCGCCCGTCGCGACGAGGAGAAGAGCCGGGCCAAGGAACGCGTCTACAGCTTCCGCGACCGGCTCCACCAGTGGGACCCCAAGAACCAGCGGCCGGAGCTCTGGGACCTGTACAATTCCAAGGTGGAAAAGGGCGAGAGCATCCGCGCCTTCCCGCTGAGCAACTGGACCGAGCTGGACGTCTGGCAATACGTCCACCTGGAGAACATCCCGATCGTCCCGCTCTACTTCGCCGAGGTCCGCCCGGTCGTCGAACGCGACGGCACGCTCATCATGGTGGACGACGACCGGATGCGGCTGCGGCCCGGCGAGGAGCCGATGCTCAAGCGGGTGCGGTTCCGCACCCTGGGCTGCTACCCCCTCACGGGGGCGATCGAAAGCGACGCGACGACGCTGCCGGAGATCATCGAGGAGATGCTGCTGGCCAGGAACTCCGAGCGGCAGGGCCGGATGATCGACCACGACGAGACGGGGTCGATGGAGCAGAAGAAGCGCGAGGGGTACTTCTGA
- a CDS encoding DUF1559 domain-containing protein produces MRRRTGFTLIEMIAVLGIIAVILSLLLPALLWGNEAARRIQCINNLKQIHLALQSYQGTFEVYPPGVVDDARPFSESAATYRMGWAASLLPFAEQQGVYGAINFSLGATDSGNSTARRITMSTLRCPDADPRGNWAAASWGLLGTAPAQPAAWEMGRTSYAAVHHDVEKAIDVDDHGVFFLNSRLRAADVSDGLSQTLFFGEVAYPTAAGWFLGGRSSLRNTGSPINGVDVAALGDAGRSEAWLASPRTPAALEEGIADGTLVAPPGYVGGFSSNHRGDGAVFAFGDGSVRFLRASIAPAVYRALGHRSDGEEIDDDAY; encoded by the coding sequence ATGAGACGCCGGACCGGCTTCACCCTGATCGAGATGATCGCCGTGCTGGGGATCATCGCGGTGATCCTCTCGCTCCTGCTCCCCGCCCTCCTGTGGGGGAACGAGGCCGCGCGACGGATCCAGTGCATCAACAATCTGAAGCAGATCCACCTGGCCCTCCAGAGCTATCAGGGGACGTTCGAGGTCTATCCCCCGGGCGTGGTGGACGACGCGCGACCGTTCTCGGAGTCGGCCGCGACGTACCGCATGGGCTGGGCGGCGTCGCTCCTCCCCTTCGCCGAGCAGCAAGGCGTCTACGGCGCGATCAACTTCAGCCTCGGCGCGACGGACTCGGGCAACTCGACGGCGCGTCGGATCACGATGTCGACGTTGCGATGCCCGGACGCCGACCCGAGGGGCAACTGGGCCGCGGCGTCCTGGGGACTCCTGGGGACGGCCCCGGCGCAGCCCGCCGCGTGGGAGATGGGCCGGACGAGCTACGCGGCGGTGCACCACGACGTGGAGAAGGCGATCGACGTGGACGACCACGGCGTCTTCTTCCTCAACAGCCGGCTTCGCGCGGCCGACGTCTCGGACGGGCTCTCGCAGACGTTGTTCTTCGGGGAGGTCGCCTACCCGACGGCCGCCGGCTGGTTCCTGGGGGGCCGCAGCTCGCTCCGCAACACGGGCTCGCCGATCAACGGGGTCGACGTCGCGGCGCTGGGGGACGCGGGACGGTCGGAAGCGTGGCTCGCCTCGCCCCGGACGCCCGCCGCGCTGGAGGAGGGGATCGCCGACGGGACGCTCGTCGCGCCCCCCGGCTACGTCGGCGGATTCAGCAGCAATCACCGGGGCGACGGCGCGGTCTTCGCGTTCGGCGACGGCTCGGTCCGGTTCCTGAGGGCCTCGATCGCCCCGGCCGTCTATCGCGCGCTCGGGCATCGGTCGGACGGGGAGGAGATCGATGACGATGCGTACTGA
- a CDS encoding glycerol-3-phosphate dehydrogenase/oxidase — protein sequence MSPNTLSRGENLDRVRAGGIWDVVIIGGGATGLGAAVDAASRGYRTLLLEAVDFAHGTSSRSTKLVHGGVRYLAQGNVPLVREALRERGLLARNAPHVVHSRDFIVPAYRYWQLPFYGIGLWLYDRLAGRLSLGRSRWLSRAEVLRRTPTIRESGLRGGILYTDGQFDDARLAISLARTAADLGASILNHFAVVGLVKEMGRIVGVRAKDEETGETFEIRARSVVNATGVYVDAVRRLDQPDASALLAPSQGAHIVLDRSFLPGDAAVMIPKTDDGRVLFAIPWHDRTLIGTTDVPLSATPREPRPLAEELEFLMEHAGRYLSKTPRREDVRSQFAGLRPLINAEAGRGGQTKKLSREHAVVVSDSGLITITGGKWTTYRVMGRDVVDHAAEVGGLPRKPSKTESLHLHGWTEHPAAKEETLALYGSEAADIRAIVDASPEAGRKLHERLPYLEAEVVWGVRHEAARTIEDVLSRRTRALFLDARACIEAAPRVAAIMAEELGEDEAWRDREVSRFLALAATYLPASGEGS from the coding sequence ATGTCGCCGAATACGTTGTCGCGCGGAGAAAATCTGGATCGCGTCCGCGCCGGGGGGATCTGGGACGTCGTCATCATCGGCGGGGGCGCGACCGGGCTGGGGGCCGCGGTCGATGCGGCCTCGCGAGGCTACCGGACGCTCTTGCTGGAGGCGGTCGACTTCGCCCACGGCACGTCGAGCCGGAGCACGAAGCTGGTCCACGGCGGGGTCCGCTATCTCGCCCAGGGGAACGTCCCGCTGGTCCGCGAGGCGCTCCGTGAACGCGGCCTCCTCGCGCGCAACGCCCCGCACGTGGTGCATTCCCGCGACTTCATCGTGCCCGCGTACCGCTACTGGCAACTGCCGTTTTATGGGATCGGGCTCTGGCTGTACGACCGGCTGGCGGGCCGCCTCAGCCTGGGCCGGTCGAGATGGCTCTCACGCGCGGAGGTCCTGCGGCGGACGCCGACGATCCGCGAGTCCGGCCTTCGCGGCGGCATCCTCTACACCGACGGCCAGTTCGACGACGCCCGGCTGGCGATCTCGCTGGCCAGGACGGCGGCCGACCTGGGGGCCTCGATCCTCAATCATTTCGCGGTGGTCGGGCTCGTCAAGGAGATGGGCCGGATCGTCGGCGTGCGGGCGAAGGACGAGGAGACGGGCGAGACCTTCGAGATCCGCGCGCGGTCGGTCGTCAACGCCACGGGGGTCTACGTCGACGCGGTGCGGCGGCTCGACCAGCCCGACGCCTCGGCCCTGCTGGCCCCGAGCCAGGGGGCGCACATCGTGCTGGACCGGTCGTTCCTGCCGGGCGATGCGGCGGTGATGATCCCCAAGACCGACGACGGCCGGGTCCTGTTCGCGATCCCCTGGCACGACCGCACGCTCATCGGGACGACCGACGTCCCGCTGTCGGCCACGCCCCGCGAGCCCCGGCCGCTGGCCGAGGAGCTGGAGTTCCTGATGGAGCACGCCGGGCGGTATCTGAGCAAGACGCCCCGTCGCGAGGACGTGCGGAGCCAGTTCGCCGGCCTCCGGCCGCTGATCAACGCCGAGGCGGGGCGCGGCGGCCAGACCAAGAAGCTCTCGCGCGAGCACGCCGTCGTCGTCTCGGACTCGGGCCTGATCACGATCACGGGAGGGAAATGGACCACCTACCGGGTCATGGGCCGCGACGTCGTGGACCACGCGGCCGAGGTCGGCGGCCTGCCGCGCAAGCCCAGCAAGACCGAGTCCCTCCATCTCCACGGCTGGACCGAACACCCCGCCGCGAAGGAGGAAACCCTGGCGCTCTACGGCTCCGAGGCGGCCGACATCCGGGCGATCGTCGACGCATCGCCCGAAGCCGGTCGGAAGCTGCACGAACGGCTCCCCTACCTCGAAGCCGAGGTCGTCTGGGGAGTCCGCCACGAGGCCGCGAGGACGATCGAGGACGTCCTGTCCCGGCGCACCCGCGCCCTGTTCCTGGACGCCCGCGCCTGCATCGAAGCCGCCCCCCGGGTCGCCGCGATCATGGCCGAGGAGCTGGGCGAGGACGAGGCCTGGCGCGATCGCGAGGTCTCGCGGTTCCTCGCCCTGGCCGCCACCTACCTCCCGGCGTCCGGCGAGGGATCGTGA